The Erigeron canadensis isolate Cc75 chromosome 4, C_canadensis_v1, whole genome shotgun sequence genome window below encodes:
- the LOC122596851 gene encoding receptor-like protein 9DC3, which produces MSYTDFRDMCPGSGYDPITKNWNKDIDCCNWDGVECDHSTGDIIGLDLSCGMLQGIIHPNTTLFNLPRLQRLNIAYNDFDDSQFPREIARFSHSLTHLNISQCGFTGQMPSEISFLSKLVSIDLSNNLPGFQIQPNAFNNLLQNCSRLRELVMGNVNISWVLPAYLNISSSLESLDLHGTGLQGKLPYNMVGSLPESLANLTHLITLDLSYNMLSGTLPSWLFTFPSLENIYLDNNMFTGGLPSNWLYLQSLRTLTLSGNQFDGEVNQGSTIPPSFTQLINLSVLDLSYNKFIGIWDLDTLFSSIPKLIYLQLSYSGLSVMSNNSNWYANPAFKRLGLASCNLTMFPKSLRAMINVAYLDLSNNEIHGDVPDWAGEIGGNALSHLNLSHNSITSLPQFQWNRLEDLDLQSNMIQGPFPLSICNMSYLYYLDMSHNSFGGSIPQCLRDISGLQLIDLRTNHFHGTIPSFCENHTDIRGLFLNGNRLQGALPTSLPSCEWLEILDVGNNHLNGTFPGWLGGLVNLRVLILKSNNFHGRIEIPSPVKLTFPSLIVFDLSHNTFEGHLPDIYFQNFISMKDVPEKETKPNYLSLIGLYFYTIIVTVKGYDLQFTKILDDYMIVDLSNNKFTGDIPNVIGTLESLITLNLSHNNLNGRIPDALGNLSEMESLDLSWNQLTGEIPQSLAGITALSVLNLSQNHLVGRIPEGTQFGSFENSFGGNSGLCSAFRLLYHKVANC; this is translated from the coding sequence ATGAGTTACACAGACTTTCGTGACATGTGTCCCGGTTCTGGATATGATCCGATTACGAAGAACTGGAACAAAGATATAGATTGCTGCAACTGGGACGGTGTCGAATGCGACCACTCCACAGGTGACATAATAGGTCTTGATCTTAGCTGTGGCATGCTACAAGGTATCATCCACCCTAACACCACCCTTTTTAACCTTCCTCGCCTCCAGAGACTTAACATAGCGtacaatgattttgatgattcCCAATTTCCACGTGAAATCGCAAGGTTTTCTCATAGTCTAACACATCTCAACATCTCTCAATGTGGTTTTACTGGCCAGATGCCGTCAGAGATCTCATTTCTCTCTAAACTGGTTTCCATTGATCTCTCTAACAATTTGCCTGGTTTCCAAATTCAACCTAATGCTTTCAATAATCTACTGCAAAACTGTAGTCGTTTGAGAGAGCTCGTGATGGGGAATGTTAATATCTCTTGGGTTTTACCGGCTTACCTTAATATATCTTCTTCTCTAGAATCACTCGATCTTCATGGAACTGGTTTGCAAGGGAAATTACCTTACAACATGGTGGGATCCCTTCCGGAATCCCTAGCAAACCTAACGCACCTAATTACGCTAGATTTAAGTTATAACATGCTTAGCGGAACCTTGCCTTCATGGTTGTTTACCTTTCCCTCACTAGAAAACATTTATCTTGATAACAACATGTTTACTGGAGGCTTGCCATCAAATTGGCTCTACCTTCAATCATTACGGACATTAACCCTTAGTGGAAATCAGTTTGATGGCGAGGTCAATCAAGGCTCCACTATACCACCATCCTTTACCCAACTCATCAACCTCTCTGTCCTTGACCTTTCATATAACAAGTTCATAGGTATATGGGATTTGGATACCTTGTTTTCAAGCATACCAAAACTTATATATCTCCAACTCTCGTACAGTGGCTTATCTGTAATGTCCAATAATTCCAATTGGTACGCCAACCCTGCTTTTAAGCGGTTAGGTTTGGCATCTTGCAACCTCACAATGTTCCCGAAGTCCTTACGAGCCATGATAAATGTTGCATATCTAGATTTATCTAATAACGAGATCCATGGCGACGTTCCTGATTGGGCAGGAGAGATAGGAGGAAATGCACTGTCTCATTTAAATCTTTCACATAACTCCATAACAAGCTTACCCCAATTTCAGTGGAATCGATTAGAAGATCTAGACCTACAGTCCAACATGATTCAAGGACCATTCCCTCTATCCATTTGCAACATGagttatttatattacttaGATATGTCGCATAATAGCTTCGGTGGAAGTATTCCACAATGTTTGAGAGATATCAGCGGGCTTCAGCTCATAGATCTAAGGACCAATCATTTTCATGGAACCATTCCAAGTTTTTGTGAGAATCACACAGATATACGTGGGCTATTCTTGAATGGAAATCGATTACAAGGAGCGCTTCCCACTTCTTTGCCCAGCTGTGAATGGTTGGAAATACTTGATGTTGGAAACAACCACCTAAATGGCACATTCCCCGGTTGGTTAGGAGGTCTTGTGAACCTCCGGGTTCTTATATTGAAATCAAATAATTTTCATGGTCGCATTGAAATCCCTTCGCCAGTTAAACTTACTTTTCCAAGTCTAATAGTCTTTGACTTATCTCACAACACGTTTGAAGGTCATCTCCCCGATATTTATTTTCAGAATTTTATTTCCATGAAAGATGTTCCAGAAAAGGAAACAAAACCGAACTACTTGAGCTTGATTGGATTATATTTTTACACTATCATTGTTACAGTGAAAGGTTATGATCTCCAATTTACAAAAATTTTGGATGACTACATGATTGTTGATCTATCCAATAACAAATTTACAGGAGATATTCCGAACGTTATTGGTACTCTTGAGTCACTGATAACACTTAACTTATCCCACAACAACCTCAACGGTCGAATTCCCGATGCTCTTGGAAATCTTTCGGAGATGGAATCATTAGACCTATCTTGGAACCAACTCACTGGAGAGATCCCTCAAAGTCTTGCAGGAATAACTGCTCTTTCAGTTTTAAACCTTTCACAAAACCATCTTGTGGGACGTATTCCAGAAGGAACACAGTTCGGGTCGTTTGAAAACTCATTTGGAGGGAATTCGGGACTTTGTAGTGCTTTCCGATTGCTTTACCATAAAGTGGCTAATTGCTAG